One Alnus glutinosa chromosome 13, dhAlnGlut1.1, whole genome shotgun sequence genomic window, ATTTTCTTCCCCGAAAACACCCAAAAAGCATAGCACAAGAATGAGCGACAAGACATGGGTGATGGACTGATCATGGTTGCATTGGGTATAGGCCCAAAGCTGCCCTTGCCAAATGATtaagaaaattgaagagaatCCCCATGCTGATATATTTCATGTCAGATCATGCTGCTATAATGCAGTTACTAATGATATCTGTATTTATATAGTGCAGTTATTACTTATAGGTATTCATATTCACGCATttattgtggttattaaatGCGGTTGTTATTCGTTATTCGTATATGCAGTAATGATCATTTTGAATTACTATCTAATtgtatatgcaaatttaaataatgcggttattaccatatgcaaatttaaataaattaagatttcacttgttacacaattcatgaTTATCAGCAAAAAATGATCATTGTTTTATAGAGTAATCAAGATTTGGattactcaaaaaaaagaaaaaaataaataaatgtaatgaggtatgactttgagatgatgttgaaaaaaatttaacataacTTAAAGAATATAAACTTACCGAATCATaaatgacgtcgttttagtgtatatatataaggagtACGCATGCGGTTATTAACTGCATTTATATGCTTAAAACCGCATCTATAcatacaaataacaaataacaaataacaaataacagttATTATCCGCTTGTATTTTCACCCTTATTAACTATAACAGCCTAACGAGGCTACAATTATATGGGGATGAAGATTCCTGCCCAAAATTGCAGTCTAAGAGAGTAATTGGTGGGTCTCGTAATCTAAGCTGCCTGTCGATTTAAAAGTttctataattaattagtacTTGCAAAGAAGTACACGACAGTCAGGATGGCCGAGTGGTCTAAGGCGCCAGACTCAAGTTCTGGTCCTCGTGAGAGGGCGTGGGTTCAAATCCCACTTCTgacatacttttttttattaactgcCATAGAATTTTAgaacttgttttttctttttaaatgtgTTGAATTCATATTTGGAGGTTGAACTTGAGTCAATTAATCTGGCTGGACTAATGTTCTCTCTTTGTACTAAATAATCTCCCCGTAAAGTTCGGAATATGGTCTAGATTTTATTTTGCttcataatttaaatattttaaatggtgtaatattatatacactattagataaaacaaaataaaatcttaaaaccCGCTTGATGTTGTCTTGCCGGTGGGGGAATATATGGGCTTGTTCCTCATCAGGTTGGATGAGCTTATATGGAATTTAACGCGATTGTTTGCCAAAGAGGAAAGGGACCATCTCCAAGGCATTTCCCCCACATTTTGGTGCTAGATACCCAAAATGTAAaccaccacacacacacacacacatagagaTCATCATCAAGAAATTTACAACCAAGTTTCACATTGCTGGAAATGCAAGACCCTTTGTGGAAAATGATTGTTCACATTCTCTCTTTTTGACCTCATAGCCTGTATATCATCAGAGACATGAACAAAGTAGTGAATTGATGCTCTCAAAATACAAGATTTGATGGAATAGCTCGTCACCACAATTCCTGATACTCTCTTGCATTCGGCTTGTGGAAGAATTACATCCATCCTTGTAAGGGGCGTAGTCCGGTCCTCGGAAGAATTGCAGCCCCACGGGTCAGCCTGAAGTTGTGCTCCATTGATAATGGATTGACCCATCATTGAACTATATATTAAGTACAACTTTATGAAGCTATTTCATTAAATCTAAGAACACAAATCCATTCCAAAGGCTATGCAAGAGCATTGATGGTAATAGATTCCTTGACCGTGTGAAAATAACACCCATTACCATCCCAAGAAAAATAAGCGGTAGCATCCTCTGTACATTAAAATGTGCTAGAGCAAAGACGACTGAGCTCACCAGTATTGCACAACATACAGGCATGTACTTGGTCAAGGAAGGAAGAAGGAAACCGCGGAAGACTATTTCCTCCCAGACTGGAGCACAAATAGAAACTACTACAGCATACAATGCCATCGCCACAGGATCCCGAGCCAAAATTGACTGCTCGACGCTTGAGAGGGTGACAGGTGTAGAAGGCAAAAGAGGTAGTAGGTTAAGGTTGAACTGTGAGACCCGGTTGACCAACGGAAACATGAAGCATCCCAGAATGACATCAATATGCCAGTTCCCTTTCAGACTAAACTTAAACCAATCAGGTGGAAGAGGCCGAAACCTAGACAGGCATCGATGAAGGATTGCAATTCCAGCGAGGCCTTCAGTTACATCGGTTATGAGACTGAATAAGGCTTGTCCTCTATATGTCAGAGATTCCTTGTTGAAACCTGCTACATGGGCCACAAATGGTATCATCCATGAGCCTATAAACCAAAACGCAGCAATCCAAAGAAGCATAACCTGCAGTATGGTCTCTGCCGTCCAAGGTACAGTCCACTGGCTCCCAATCACCCTAAACACTGCATTTGCAGCCTGCAAATTAATCAAGCCAGTTAGTGAACTCCTTGGTGTATCCTAACAAATATGTCATATGTTTACAAATAGGTTATTGCAGCATaaccaaaactattttttttttgataagtaagaaaaattcattaaaaaagcgtaaggcgcccatAAGTACATATAGAGTATACATAGGagcaactcagctagcccacatgaaaaatccaagaaaacccataagaaattacatacccacaacacccaaaacccacatgaaacccaaaatacaaaagaagcccccaacaaacacccaagatacaatagaaaccccccatcaaacacccaagatacaaagtaacccccataatacaataaaacccaagatacaatagtaaccccccatcaaacacccaagatacaatagaaccccccatcaaacacctaagatacaaagtaacccctataatacaataaaacccaagatacaatagtagccccccatcaaacacccaagatacaatagaaccccccataatacaataaaagccaagatacaaagtaaccccccATCATTCAATAAAACCCCCAAACAAGAAAACCCCCTAAACCAAAGAAAACCCCCAAACAATACTCCCAAAACCCACACAACAACCCgaacaaccaaccaaaaaaacCCACAGACCCATAACTCCCAAACTGCATAACCAAAACTATTTCCCagtcaaaagtaaaaaaatgtgCCCCTTTCCCCGGATATAAGGCGAAAGCTCTCCATCAAATTACTTTGAAAGTGGAggcaaaagggaaaaaaaataaaaagttcattTTAGGAACAACTTGGGGGTTACAATGGAAATATGACAAACAACCtcttcttttcatttccttcaaTTTCTAGGTAACCATACAAAGTATATCTGTCATACAAATccacttataaaaaattttgtatcaaaattcCAATCCCGTACACAACTATTTCCTGTAGCCTATGTGGTCGAATTTGTTCAGGGTTTAGTATTCCACATGGAGGTATATATTGTACCAAGAATGGTTGGTCTAGAAGTCAATTAACTTACAGACCGTAGGTAAAACTCTACACCTTCAGATCTAAGGTCAACACAAACACCAACTGCCTCACAAATTCATGGAACAATGAACCAAACCACACAAAGGTCCCACTCCACTTGGATTAGTTAAACTGGAACTGTAGTTCTATAGATCTCCTCAATATTAAAATAAGACAACATTGCTATAAACCTAACAACTCTTAGATTTACTTTCTAATAAAAATCTCTGTCCAATTAGCCAGTCAATATTTAGTTCTTTTACATATCTCAAACACAAAACGATTCAAAGCACATACATAAGCCAGAAAATAAAGAATGGCATCAGACAGACAGACACCATAATATAGGATGAATCTTAAGAGAAAGTATTACCTCTCGAAGACTCGACGCCCAATCTCTTTTACCAGCACTTGACTTATCATTTTCTAAATTCACCAACTCCTCAGGCAGATAATGTTCTACAAATTCAGTCTTTGGAGTTTCTGAAGCAACATCTTCATGCCTAAAGCATGATATTTTCAACCTCTGCAAAATAATCTGgcaaaaagaaaatcctaagcAACCCATTACTCTCACtaaatataaacaaaacaaaaaaaaagttaacaaaaatGAACTCTGAGTTAACTAATTCACATCCAAAATATCTATAACAAGTAATCCCAATGTTCCACAACTAATGTTTCGAAACAGTAACTAAAGCTTACCTCAACCAATCCCTACACAAGTCTTTGACAAGACATAAAATTTagcttttgtgtgtgtgttttctcagcaaccaaatagGGATAAACACGAATTAGACATTCTTTCACCAAAAACTTAACAAAACTAACCCTAAACTCAACGAAGCCATATATAAGTCTTTAGCAAAACTTGAAATTTAGCATTTCTTTTCCAGTATTTTCTGAGCAACCAAACAGCTAAACGGTAATCATCATTCAATTCACCAAAAATCAcacagaaattgaaaaaaaaaaaaaaaaaaaacaaaacaaaagggtgTCTAActtcatagaaaaaaaataaaattacaacttTACAATTGCTATGTTTTTTGAGTGGGTCGAATGAGATTTAAAGCTCCGGAAAGTTTTGGTATTCGGGCATAGAGTTCAAGTCACCAAAACTTAAAACAATAACCAAACCTATATTCAACCAAGCCATATTCAAGTCTTTGGGAATACTTGaaatttagcatttttttttcccttttccagTATTTTCTCAGCAGCCAAACAGAGCTAAACGCTAATCAGGCATTCAATTCACCAAAACCCAAACAGAtactgaaaaataaacaaaagggTACGtaaatttatttagaaaaacAACAACTTTACAATTGCTTACGTTCTTTGAGAGGTTGGAATGAGATTGAAAGCTCCGCAGAGTTCGGGTATTGGGGCACAGAGTTCCGGGTCGGTTGGAAACCCTAatccgagagagagaggggagaagGAAGGGGCGGTGGGTGAGAGAGTGAGAGCACGGAGAGCTCAACATAGCGAGCGGGTGCGAATCAAAGAGAAGCTCCGAACACTTGCATCAAGAAGAAAGACAGATAGAGGAGGAGTTTCGGGGTTTGGGATTTGGGTTTTTCAAGGGGAGGGCCGAGGGGGGTTTTGAAATGCCGTTGTGAGATGGGAATGCGAAATATTTTTCTGGTTGAGAAAATTTTGGTTGCTTGGGAATTGGGGAATTTGGGAAATGGCGTTTAACTCGtgaattattgttgttattttattatttttatttatttttttggcctgACCAAGATTATAGCTCCTGATTTTGacccaatttattttattttatttatttcatttcatttcattttagaAGACGTAAGAACTGACCTCATTTAATTGGTGCTTATCCTTCCTTCTACTGTTGGTGATAATTCTATTCAAGTTTCGAATTTTTGAGTTGTGTCCGAAcgtaattataaaataattataaaataatataaatgagCTCATCGACTTTATCTCACTAATTTCGTATTATATTTAAGAGTTGCCGGCCTAACATCACGTATTAGATTTGAATTGTTTCGAGGCAGGGGCGGAGGCACCTTTAAGGGTGTGGGGTCCATGGCATCATATGATGGTTTCgataaaaatgaaattcaatcacccaaaaaaaaattattctactAAAAAAAACTGGATT contains:
- the LOC133854731 gene encoding uncharacterized protein LOC133854731 isoform X2 translates to MLSSPCSHSLTHRPFLLPSLSRIRVSNRPGTLCPNTRTLRSFQSHSNLSKNRLKISCFRHEDVASETPKTEFVEHYLPEELVNLENDKSSAGKRDWASSLREAANAVFRVIGSQWTVPWTAETILQVMLLWIAAFWFIGSWMIPFVAHVAGFNKESLTYRGQALFSLITDVTEGLAGIAILHRCLSRFRPLPPDWFKFSLKGNWHIDVILGCFMFPLVNRVSQFNLNLLPLLPSTPVTLSSVEQSILARDPVAMALYAVVVSICAPVWEEIVFRGFLLPSLTKYMPVCCAILVSSVVFALAHFNVQRMLPLIFLGMVMGVIFTRSRNLLPSMLLHSLWNGFVFLDLMK
- the LOC133854731 gene encoding uncharacterized protein LOC133854731 isoform X1 is translated as MLSSPCSHSLTHRPFLLPSLSRIRVSNRPGTLCPNTRTLRSFQSHSNLSKNIILQRLKISCFRHEDVASETPKTEFVEHYLPEELVNLENDKSSAGKRDWASSLREAANAVFRVIGSQWTVPWTAETILQVMLLWIAAFWFIGSWMIPFVAHVAGFNKESLTYRGQALFSLITDVTEGLAGIAILHRCLSRFRPLPPDWFKFSLKGNWHIDVILGCFMFPLVNRVSQFNLNLLPLLPSTPVTLSSVEQSILARDPVAMALYAVVVSICAPVWEEIVFRGFLLPSLTKYMPVCCAILVSSVVFALAHFNVQRMLPLIFLGMVMGVIFTRSRNLLPSMLLHSLWNGFVFLDLMK